Part of the Geobacter pickeringii genome, CTGGTTGGCAAGGCCGTGGAGCGGGCCGGCAAGACCGTTGAGGCCCGCGGAATATGCATAGTAGGCATCGGAAAGAGCCGAAGCGACGAGGTGCGTCGTATGGGCCGAAACGTTGCCCGACTCATGGTCGGAGTGGAGGACGAAGTACATCCGGGCGACGTCGTCATACGGAGCCTTCTGACCGATCATTTGGGCGAAGTTTGCCCCGTAGTCGAGCTTCGGATCGGCAGCGATCTGCTCATCGTTCTTATACTTGTAGCGATAGATGAAGGCAGCGATCGGTGCGATCTTGGCCACCAGGTTGCTGGCATCCTCGTACATCGGCTCCCAGCAGGTCATCTTGTTGAACTTGCCGGAGTTGTAGAATTTGAGGAACTCGGACTCCCGCTCAAGGGCGAGGATACCGGCAGAGAGCATCACCATCGGGTGGCTGTCTTTCGGGAGAGCCTTGATGACGTCGAATACGTAGGAGGGAACCTTGCCCCGCTCCTTGAACTCGGCCACAACTTCGTCAACCTCGGCCTGAGTCGGGATATCGCCGGTGAGAAGCATGTACCAGAAGGCCTCAACGGTCGGGTACTCGGAGCCGGAAGCCTTGGGAAGGGCGGCGAAGGTCTCGGGAATCGTCTTCCCGCGGAAGCGAATCCCTTCCTGCGGATCAAGGTAGGAGATGTCGGTCACGAGGGCACGGATATCACGCGCACCGCCGATGCACTGGTCGATGGTCACCTGATCGATGATAACCTTGCCGAATTCCTTAACAAGCCTGGTGGTGCGGGGACGGTGCTCCTGAATTTTCTGTGCAAGAGTATCCTTGAGTTTAGACATACTGACTCTCCTTTCGACTAGTTGTTTTAATAAATAAAATATAACCAACTGCCCTGATACCCGACTCCTCTCTCCTCCTTTCGAGCGACAAAATCATCAGTTATACTGCGGTTTAATGCGGCCAGCGCCAATACGGAACAGGATAATTCGAGGAAAATGCTTCTGAAAGTTTACGATGCGGGGAAATTGTTTTTTAGTATACTGTATACAGTTTTTGTTGTAAAGGCTTATAGCACCCTCTTTGATTAAATTCAACAAAATTTTTTTCGCCAAATGGAACCGACAGAGGGTTAGAGGACCGTCAGATCCTGATCGGAGCAGGTAAGCTGCTTGAGACCTTCGAAGTGGGAAAGATAGAAAGTGTTCTCGATGCCGATTGCCCCCTCGCCGGGGATGACGACCTTCGGCTCGAAGGCGAACACCATTCCCGGCTCGAAGGCCATTTCATTGAAGCTGCTGGCGATGAAGGGGTACTCGTCGATTTCAATGCCGACCCCATGTCCGATGAACGAAACCTGCGCCCCCTTGTTCCCCATGAAATTGTCGGCATACCCGAGTTCCACGGCAAGGGAGAGGCAGGCGTCATACACCGATCCCCAGGGGACCCCGGGCGCGACGAGCTCAATCATCCGCTCCTGGATCCTGAGCATGTCATGGTAGGCCTTATCCAAGCGACCGGAAATCCTGCCGAGGGAAAAGACCCGCGTCTGGTCCACGAGGTAGCCGTCAACGCAGCCGGCAAAATCGACGATGATCGGCTCGTTGCGCTCGATGCGCTTGAGGCCGGCTCCCTGGCCGAAAGAGGGGTTGAGACCGACCCCGCCGAGGGGGGTATCGACATAGGCGGGAACAGCACTGTCGGCACCGGAAAATACATGGGCATAGAAAAGCTCGGCGTTGAACATCCGCATCCGCACCAACCCCTGGTGCCCTTCCTTGCGGGCGGTGAATTCGAGCTCAGCGGCGAGCTCCAGGTCGGTCATCCCTTCGCGGATGACTTCGCGGGCCCGGCGGTTGACCCGGTCGACCTGCACGGCCGCATCCTGGAGGAGGTGGATCTCGTACTTGCTCTTGATCATCCGGACCTGCCGGATGAGAGGGGTGGCGTCACAGACGCCGGCTCCCGGAAAAACCGCTCGGTACCGCTCGAAGAGGTTCACGGGGAGAACGTCCAGCTCCATTCCGACCCGCACGGGGAGAGGATAGCCGTAATCAGCAAGGACGCCGGGAATATCCCTCATGGAAGCGAACGGCACGACCTCCCTGAGTCCCGACTCCATCCGTGCCCTGCCGAATTCCTTGCGCACCAGGTAGAGCGCCTCGCCCGCCACCGGCACATAGAGACACCCCGACTGAATCGTGCCGGTAAAGTAGAACAGGTCGGCATTCTGGAGAACGAGGACCGCGTCGAGCCCCTCCTTCGCCATCAACGCCTGAAGGCGGGAAATGCGGTGTTCGAGCTCTTCCTTCGGTGTGATGCGCATGGACTTCCTCCCGGAGATTACCGATCGTTTTCCGGCGAGCGGGCGAGCCTCGCCTCCTTTTGCAGCTTACGCCGGCGGCGGCCGCCGAGAAATGCCTCCTCTACCACGATCGCGGCAAAACAGATCACGAAGAGCGCCAGAAGGATGCCAAGTGCCTTTTCTCTCATTACGGATTCTCCTTACGCCATCTCGCCGCCATCCTCGAGCTGAAGCTCGCGGACGGCCATCTCGCGCAGCTTGAACTTCTGGATTTTCCCCGACGCCGTCATCGGATACGAGTCGACGAATTTCACGTAGCGGGGGATCTTGTAGTTGGCGATCTTGCCACGGCAGAACTCCCGCACCTCCTCTTCGCTCAGTTCAACACCCTTCTTGACAATGACCGCCGCCATGACCTGCTCGCCGTACTTCCGGTCGGGAACACCGTACACCTGGACATCGGAGATCTTCGGATGGGTGTAGAGATACTCCTCGATCTCGCGGGGGTAAACATTCTCGCCCCCTCGAATGATCATGTTCTTGATCCGGCCGGTGATCTTGCAGTAGCCATTCTCGTCCATGACCGCCAGATCGCCGGTATGGAGCCACCCCTCGGCATCGATGGCCCGCGCGGTCTCGTCGGGCATCTTGTAGTACCCCTTCATGACCAGATAGCCCCGGGTGCAGAGCTCGCCCTGTTTCCCCGGGGGGAGCACGGCACCGGTCTCGATGTCGGCAATTTTGACCTCGACGTCGGGGAGCGCCCGGCCGACGGTGGCGACCCGCAGCTCGATCGGATCGTCCGTGCGAGTCTGGGTGATGACCGGCGACGACTCGGTCTGGCCGTAGGCAATGGTGATCTCGGCGGCGTGCATATCGCGAATGACCCGTTTCATCACCTCGATGGGACAGGGGCTGCCAGCCATGATCCCGCTCCGGAGACTGGTGAGGTCGAATTTCGGGAAATCGGGGTGCTCCAGTTCGGCGATGAACATGGTCGGAACGCCATGGACGGCGGTACAGCGCTCCTGCTCGATGGTCCGAAGAACCGCCAGCGGATCGAAGAGCTCCACCGGCACCATGGTGGAACCGTGGGTGACGCACGCCATCACGCCAAGGACACACCCGAAACAGTGGAAAAAGGGGACCGGGATGCAGAGGCGGTCCTTCTCGGTGAACTTCATGCATTCGCCGATATTGAAGCCATTGTTGACGATGTTGTGGTGGGTGAGCATCACCCCCTTGGGGAAGCCGGTGGTCCCCGAGGTGTACTGCATGTTGATCACCTCGCGGCAGTCGAGGGAGCGCTCCGCGGCCGCCAGCTCCTCATCGGAGACATCGCGGGCAAGGGCCATGATCCGCTCGAAATTGATCATCCCCCCCGGAGTTTCCTCGCCGATGAAAACGACGTGCTTGAGAAACGGCAAGGTGGCGCTGGAAAGCATGCCGGGCTGGGCACCCTGCAGCTCCGGCACAACCTCGTTGAGGGTGGCGACATAGTCGGTGTCCTTGAACGACTTCACCAGGAAAAGGGCCGTCGAATCGGACTGCTTGAGGATATATTCGAGTTCGGCGGACTTGTAATTGGTGTTGACCGTCACCAGGACCGCGCCGATCTTGGCAGTGGCAAACTGGAGGATGACCCACTCGGGGACATTGTACGCCCAGATGGAGACGTGATCCCCCTTCCGGATTCCAAGACCGAGGAGTCCCTTTGCCACCTGGCGGCAGACTTCGTTGAACTGGCGGTAGCTGTACCGAATCCCCCGGTCGACATACACGAGGGCATCGGTGTCCGGAAACCGTGCCGCCACCGCGTCGAGAAGTCCTCCAACCGTGAATTCAAGTGGTTGCGACATATGCCATCCTCCAGACAATCGAGGTGTCCAATTTCTTCTCCGGTGCAAACAACCTGTTGATTTTTTAAGGCTTTACGAATTACCATGCCTCCTGCGGCAAGTCAAGTTATTCAAACGGGGTATTATTTGTTCATTGCCTTTCCGCTTCGTGTTACATTTGTCAAAATAATTCTTGACAACTCGATACCACTTTCTTTTCAACATCTTACAATAAGTAGTTATTATCTCTGAATTTTTTTGCAAAATTTGCCCCTCAAAAACGTGCCCAAATATTAGGCAATACGCTATTTGCATTTGTTTTATTTCAGCTTTACCGTTTAGCAACATTTTTATCCACAACCCTATCCACAGATTTTGTGGAAAGCCCTGTAAGCCTCGATTTTACGGCTGTTTTACACAACCGTAACACAACTGCAATATTCTCCCGCTACCATCGGCGGCGAGGAGAACGGAACCCCATGAAGACGATCCTGATTATCGAAGACGAAAAAGATCTGGCGGAACTGGTGGCATTCAACCTGGAAAAGGAAGGGTACCGGACCATCACGGCATTCGACGGCACGAGCGGGTTGGAGGCAGCCCGGGCCCACCACCCGGACCTGATCCTTCTCGACTTGATGCTCCCCGGCGTCATGGGAATGGATGTCTGCAAGATGCTGAAAAAATCCGAGAAGATGGCGACAATCCCCATAATCATGCTGACGGCGCGGGGTGAAGAGATCGACCGGGTGGTCGGTTTCGAGGTGGGTGCCGACGACTACGTGGTGAAGCCGTTCTCCACCCGCGAACTGCTCCTTCGGGTCAAGGCGGTCCTGCGCCGGTCGCTCCCCGACAAGCCCGATGGAAAGATCCTCAACATCGGGGCGGTGACCATCGATACCGCCCGGCACCAGGTGGAGGTGGCCGGTGAAGAGATCATCCTCACCACCACCGAGTTCAAGCTCCTCCTCAACCTGGCCGAGCGGCTCGGCCGCGTCCAGAGCCGCGACCTTCTCCTGAAAAACGTCTGGGGCTACAATTATGTCGGCGACACCCGCACGGTCGACACCCACATCACCCGCCTGCGGACCAAGCTCGGGCCGGCCGGCGACCTGATCAGGACGGTGAGGGGCTTCGGCTACAAGATGGAGGAGCAGTGAGATTCCGGATCCAGTGGAAGCTGATGGCTTCCTACCTCGTCCTCGTCCTCTTCATCGGCGGGGTGTTCTTCGCCTATCTCTCCTACACTCTGGACACCCATCTGGCCGATGAGATCCGGGAAAACCTCTCCAGCGAGACGCGCCTCGCTCGTCTCATCGCGCTGCGCGACATCGGCGACATGGGACGCGACGCCCCCCGTACCGCCGCAGCCATCTCGGGCGAGATCCGCGCCCGGGTCACCATCATCCTCGCCGACGGGCGGGTAGTTGGAGATTCCGACGTTCCCCCTTCCCAGCTCGAAGGCCTGGAGAACCACCTCCAGCGCCCCGAGGTGCAGGCCGCCCTCAAAAACGGCACGGGGAGTGCCATCCGGTACTCCGCAACCCTCAAGACCCCCATGCTCTATACGGCGATCCCCCTGCGCACCGCCGCTGGAGAAAAGGGGATCCTCCGCCTGGCACTCCCCCTCACCTCCCTGGAAAAGGCAAAGGCAAGCATCCGGACCCTTCTGGCGGCATCCCTCCTCCTCGGCCTCGTCATCGCCCTGGTGCTGAGCTACATCCTCTCCCGCGTCACCTCCCGCTCGCTCCGCACCATCACCACCCTCGCCACCCAGATCGGCTCGGGCGAATTCAGCCGCCGCATTCCGGTGACGACCCGCGACGAGGTCGGAGAGCTGGCGCGGGTGATGAACGACATGTCGGCCCGGATCGAGAGCCACATGGAGCAGATCTCGGCGGAGAAGAGCCGGCTCGACACGATCCTGCGCGGCATGGGTGAAGGTCTCATGGTTTCCGACGCCCGGGGGCAGATCACCCTGGTTAACCCGGCCTTTCTCGAACTCTTCGCCCTCACCGAAAACGTCGAAGGGCGCTACATCATCGAGATCGCCCGTCACCCTGCGCTCCACGACGCCTTCCGGTCCATCGTCGCCTCGGGGAGCGAGCGGCTCGAAGAGCTGACCCTCGGCCTCGGAGACGAGAGGAACGTCCTGACCCACTGGGTTCCCCTCACGGAAGAGGGGGAGCTCCAGGGGGTGGTGGCGGTCTTTCACGACATTACCGATATCAAGAAGCTCGAAAAGATCCGCCGCGATTTCGTCGCCAACGTCTCCCACGAACTGCGGACCCCGGTGACGGTCATCAAGGGGTACGCCGAGGCGCTGATCGCCGGTGCCCTTGAGAGCGACCCGGCACGGGCCCGACGCTTCATCGAGATCATCTACAGCCACTCGGAGCGACTCGCCAACCTGATCGGCGACCTCCTCACCCTCTCCCAGCTCGAATCGGGGACGCTCCGCCTGGAACTGACCGGCGTGAACCTGGAACGGGTCGCCCGCCACGCGGCCGAACTCCTGGAGCAGAAAGCCGCCGCCAAGGAGATCGCCGTTGACTGCTCGCGCCTCACCGCAGCTCCCATCATTCTCGCCGACCCGGGACGGCTGGAGCAGGTGCTGATCAACCTCCTCGACAACGCCATCAAGTACTCGCCACCGGGGGGGTCCGTTTCGCTCCTCGTCTCCGATGAAGGGCCCCTGGTGAAGGTGGGGGTGAAGGACACTGGTATGGGTATCCCCCCCACGGACCTGGCGCGGATCTTCGAGCGGTTCTACCGCGTCGACGCCGCCCGCAGCCGCGAGGAAGGGGGGACCGGCCTGGGGCTCTCCATCGTGAAGCACATCGTCCAGCTCCACGGCGGCACTGTTGGGGTTGAGAGCGAGCACGGCAAGGGCTCGACCTTCTGGTTCACGCTGAAAAAGGCGTAAGACGTCACGACACCACCACCCCGCCCGAGACGACAAACTTCACCGCATCCTCCACCGTCATCCCGCTCTCCATCACCTCTTCCTCGCGGAAGAAGAGGGCGAAGCCGGAGGTGGGGTTCGGCATGGTCGGCACGTAGACCACCACCAGCCGCTCCCCCTCCCGCTCCAGTTCGGCGGTGACGAATCCCACCGCCCTCACCCCCTTCCGGGGCCACTCCACGAAGACCGCCCGGCGGTACGAGCTTTTCCCCTCCTGAAAGACCTGGGTCAGCTGCTTGCTGGAGGTGTAGATCGACTTGACGAGGGGGATGCGCGACAGGACCCCGTCCCACCATCGGATCAACCGCGTCCCGATGACGTTGGTGGCAAGGACCCCGGTCAGGTAGATCACCACGGCACCGGTGATCATCCCGAGCCCCGGGAAGTAGTAGTTATGGTGGGTGATGGCGATGAAGAAGGCGTCGAGGTACGAACCGAGGATGCCGTCGGCGAAGTTGAAGAGGAACTTCAGGATGAAAAGGGTGATGCCGAGGGGGACCACGATGAAGAGCCCTGTTACGAACCGCCCCCGCAGATGGGTTACGAACCTGTCCATGTCTCACCTCGCGTACGTTGTTCCCACGCACAATACCGCTCAAGAGAGCAATGTCAATAGTTTCCCACTCCTCACCACCCGGACACGCCGCCGTAACGGAACCGGTCTACGCTCTTTTCCAGCATCCGACAAAGGAGAACATTGAATGTGGAGAGAAGACGTACTGGACCTGAAGCTGACCAAATTTTTCGAAATCTCGGCGCGGGCGCTCCTGAGCCTGCTCATCACCGCCATCCTGACGGCGATCCTGGCCGGCATCGTCTGGACCTTTTACGATATCCGGCTGGTCTTTTCACCCGATTCCCACGGAGCGTTCAGGACGATCCTCGTGGATGTCCTGACCGTGCTCGCCATCGTGGAAATCCTCCGGACGGCGCTGGCCTACTTCTCTGAAGGACGGGTCAAGGTCACCTACATCATCGACACGGTCCTCGTCACGGTTCTTACCGAGGTGATGGCCTTCTGGTACCGGGAGATGTCGTGGGAGAAGGTCGCCATGGTCATCGCCCTGGTCCTGTCGCTGGCGGCGGTGCGGATCATCGCGGTGCGCTTCTCGCCCCGGAGCCGGCGCGAGGAGCTCTGAGAAACCGACCTTTCATTCGGGATAACCTCCCAATTCACCGCGAGTTCACCCACTCTTACGAATTTCGTAACCCGCCTGTAACAATTGGCGGCCTATTATTGCAACAGTTAAACGACATCTTCAAGGAGGCAGCAATGTTCAACACCATACGCAAAGGGATCGCACTGCTGGCGCTTATGGCGACCACCGCCGTGGCGGGCCAGGCAGGGGCCGAGACCCTCATCAACGGCGCCGGCGCCACCTTCCCCTACCCGCTCTACTCCAAGTGGTTCAGCGAGTACGCCAAGATCGACCCGTCGGTGAAATTCAACTACCAGTCCATCGGCAGCGGCGGCGGCATCAAGCAGATCACTGCCCAGACCGTCGATTTCGGCGCCAGCGACAAGTTCCTCTCCGATGCGGAACTGGCGGCCGCCCCCGGCAAGCTCCTCCACATCCCGACCGTCATGGGCGCCGTCGTTGTCACCTATAACGTCCCCGGCGCACCGAAGGGGCTTAAGCTCAAGGTCGATGACGTGGCCGACATCTTCCTCGGCAAGATCACCAAGTGGAACGACCCGCGCATCGCCGACGACAACCCCGGCGTGAAGCTTCCCAACGCGCCGATCGTTGTTGTCCACCGCTCCGACGGCAGCGGCACCACCAGCATCTTCACCGACTTCCTCTCCGGCGTAAGCGGCGAATGGGCCCAAAAAGTCGGCAAGGGTGCCTCGGTCAAGTGGCCCGTCGGCCTTGGCGGCAAGGGTAACGAAGGGGTCGCCGGCCAGGTGAAGACCACCGCCGACTCCATCGGCTACGTAGAACTGGCCTATGCCTTCGAGAACAAGCTCCCCTACGCCACCCTCAAGAACAAGAGCGGTCACTGGGTCGAGCCTTCCATCCAGAGCACCAGCGCTGCCGCGGCTGCCGCCGTCAAGCACATGCCGGCCGACTACCGTCTCTCCCTCGTGAACCAGCCGGGCAAGGATGCGTACCCCATCGTCGGCTTCACCTGGCTTCTCGTCTACGAACACCAGAAGGACGCCGCTAAAGGGAAGAAACTGGTTGAATTCCTGAACTGGAGCCTCCACAACGGCCAGAAGATGGCCGCTCCGCTCCTCTATGCGCCGCTCCCGGAGAACGTCAAGAAGATGGTGGAAAAAACCATCAAGACCATCAAGTAACAGGTCAACGGCCCGGCCGGACCGCTCGTCGAGCGTCTCCGTCCGGGCTTTTTTCCGCGCACCGCATTATTACAATCATGTTAAGAACCGGTAACGAACGATGCGGCCGTAACAACCGCGGCGCACCCCAGGAAGCCCCATGAATATCACCCCCGCAGAAGCACCCATCACGCCGGAGGCGGGCAATGAGGAGGAGACCGTGTCAGATGAAGTGCCGTTGCGCAGAATGAAAGTCAGTGGGAAAGTGAACGGCGACTTCGTCTTCAAGGGGATCACGGTCCTCTTCGCCTTCAGCATCCTCGTCATCATCGCCGTCATGGTGGTGGAGATGGTGGATCAGAGCCTCCCGGCCATCAAAAAGTTCGGCTGGAGCTTCGTCACCGGCCGCGACTGGGACGCCGTCCAGGAATCTTTCGGCGCCCTCCCCTTTGTCTGGGGCTCGGTGGTTTCGTCGCTCCTGGCGCTGCTGCTGGCCACCCCCCTCGCCGTCGGGACCGCCCTCTTCATCACCGAGATCGCCCCGAAGAAATTCGGCGCAGTCGTGGCAGCCCTCGTTGAGCTGCTGGCATCGATCCCGAGCGTCATCTACGGCCTCTGGGGGGTGCTGGTCATGGCTCCGTGGCTCCAGAGCACGATCCAACCCTTTCTCATCGACAAGTTCGGATTTCTCCCGTTCTTCACGGGGGCTCCCTACGGGGTGAGCATGCTCGCCGCCGTCTTCATCCTGATGATCATGGTGATCCCCATCATCACCTCCCTCACCAAGGAGGTGCTCCTGGCGGTCCCCCAGAGCCAGCGCGAGGCAGCCATCGCCCTCGGCGCCACCCGCTGGGAGATGATCCGGATGGCGGTTCTCCCCTACGGCCGCTCCGGCATCCTCGGGGCGGTGATCCTCGGGCTCGGCCGGGCCATCGGCGAAACAATGGCAGTCACCATGGTGATCGGCAACACGCCACAGATCTCGCTATCGCTCCTCTCGCCGGCCTACACCATGCCGAGCGTCATCGCCAACGAGTTCGCCGAGGCTTCCTCGAAACTCCACGGCGCCGCCCTCATGGAGATCGGCCTGATCCTCCTGGCGGTTACGCTGGCCATCAACGTCCTGGCACGGCTCCTCCTCTGGGGGATGACCCGCAGGGCCGCCACCGGAGGTGCCAAATGAGAACGCCATCCACCCGCAACCTGAAAAACGGGTTCATGATCCTCTCCATGGGGGTGGCAACCCTGGCGGTGCTCCTGCCGCTCGTCATCATCTTCACCCATATCGTCAAGATGGGGTTCAGCTCCCTGTCGCCCGACTTTTTCATCCACATTCCGAAGCCCACCGGCGAAACCGGCGGAGGCATGGCCAACGGCATGGTCGGCTCCTTCCTCCTGATCGCCCTCGCCTCGGGGCTCGGAATCCCGGTGGGAATCTTCGGCGCCATGTACCTCGTCGAGTATGGCGGCAACCGCATCTCCGGCGTCATCCGGTTCGCGGCCGACGTCCTCTCCGGCGTCCCCTCCATCATCACCGGCATGGTGGCCTATACCCTGATGGTCGTGCCGATGAAGAAATTCTCGGCCCTGGCCGGCGCAGTGGCCCTGGCGCTCATCATGATCCCCATCGTGCTCCGCACCACGGAAGAGCAGCTGAAGATGGTCCCCGACACGCTGCGGGAGGCATCCCTGGCCCTGGGGGTCCCCCTCTGGCGCACGAGCCTGCGGGTAACGCTGCGCAGCGCCATGAAGGGGGTCCTGACCGGCATCCTGCTGGCCATCGCGCGGATCGCAGGCGAGACGGCGCCGCTCCTCTTCACCGCCCTCGGCAACCAGTTCTGGAGCAGGAAGCTGACCGAGCCCATCGCCGCCATGCCGCTGCAGATCTTCAACTTCGCCATCGCACCCTACGAGGACTGGCACCGGCTTGCGTGGGCCGGAGCCCTCGTCCTCGTCACGCTGATGTTCGCCCTGAGCCTCACCGCCCGTTATCTGGGGCGGAGCAAGTATCAAAGCTGACGCGCGTCCTCGCCATCATATCCAGAGGTATTGAATGAACGCCAAGGTAAAAATCGACAATCTCAACGTCCACTTCGGTTCGAACCACGCAGTGAAGGGGGTCAGCATCGACGTCCCCGAGAACACCGTCACCGCCATCATCGGCCCCTCGGGGTGCGGCAAGTCCACGGTGCTCCGCTCCCTCAACCGGATGCACGACCTCTTCCCCCAGGCCCAGGTCACCGGCAAGATCCTCCTCGACGGCGACGACATCTACGGCCGGGGCGTCGACCCGGTCGTCATCCGCCGGCGGGTCGGGATGGTCTTCCAGAAGCCGAACCCTTTCCCCGCCATGTCGATCCATGATAACGTCATCGCGGGCTACAAGCTGAACGGCAGGGTCAAAAGGAGCGAGGCCGACGAGATCGTGGAATCGAGCCTGCGGCGGGTCGCCCTCTGGGACGAGGTGAAGGACCGCCTCAAAAGCAGCGCCATGGAGCTCTCCGGCGGCCAGCAGCAACGGCTCTGCATCGCCCGGACCATCGCGGTGAAGCCCGAGGTGATCCTCATGGACGAGCCCTGCTCGGCCCTTGACCCGATCTCCACCGTCAAGATCGAAGAACTGATCAACGAACTCAAGGAGCGCTACACCGTCGTCATCGTCACCCACAACATGCAGCAGGCGGCCCGGGTGTCGGACTACACGGCGTTCCTCTACATGGGAGAGATGATCGAGTGCGACACCACCCGCAAGATCTTCACCAATCCCGAGAAGAGCCAGACCGAAGATTACATCACCGGGCGGTTCGGCTAGCCCGCAATCGCAACTCAGCGGGGCTCGCCCCAGCACGAACCGAGGAGAACTGACCACCCATGGAAAAAGAACACATTTTCAAGCAGTACGACGCCGAACTGAACGATATCCGCTCCAAGCTCCTGGAGATGGGGGGGCGAGTGGAGAAGATGATCGCCGACGCCATGAAGGCGCTGGTGGAGCGCGATTCGGACCTGGCCCGCAGGACCATCGCCATCGATCATGAGATCAACCACCTGGAGATGGAGATCGACGAAAAATGCCTCCAGGTCCTTGCCCTGCGCCAGCCGGCGGCGCGGGACCTGCGCTTCATCACCCTGGCGCTCAAGATCGTGACCGACCTGGAGCGGATCGGCGACCAGTGCACCAGCGTCGCCAAGCGGGCCATCGAACTGAACGACGAGCCGCCGCTCAAGCCGTACATCGACCTCCCCCGGATGGCCACCTGCGCCAGCGTCATGGTGAAGGAGTCCCTGGACGCCTTCGTACGGGGCGACGCCGACCTCGCCATCAAGGTCTGCCGCGACGACCAGTTCGTGGACGACCTGAACGAGCAGATCCAGCGGGAGCTTCTCACCTTCATGATCGAGGACCCCTCCTCCATCAGCCGGGCCATCAAGCTGAACTACATCTCCAAGTGCCTGGAGCGGATCGCCGACCACGCCACCAACGTGGCAGAGATGGTGATCTTCATGCTCAAGGGGAAGGACATCCGCCACACCGCCCCGCCGACGCCGCTGTCCTGATTTCAACGACCAAGGGGCGCCGCGCGCCCCTTCGTTCCCTCTCATCGTTCCCCACAGGCCACCTCGGCCGACTCTCTCCTTGCCAGCTCACGATTCCATCCCTCTTTCCGCGGACTGGAATCACTCCGCCGTCGCTGCCGGACCACCCTCACCCGGTGCGTCGCGCTCTCGTTCGTGCGGAGCTTATAACCATTTCTTCCCGGATTCCCGTCACTATTGCGCGCATCCCTCGTGCCTGTCTTGTGTCGGGGAAAAAAGTGATCGCAGCAGGGGCATTTCCTATTGACCCTGTAAACACGAACATGATAAGTCAGATAACTGTACTGTCTTACCACCTTATCACCTTACCATAGGGGGAGATGAATCATGAGGGTCAAGAAGCTGTTCTCGTATCTGTACTTCCAGGTGCTGATCGCCATCACGCTCGGGGTACTGGTCGGCTACTACTATCCGGCGACCGGCGTGGCGATGAAGCCGTTCGGCGACGGCTTCATCAAGCTGATCAAGATGATCATCGCCCCGGTTATCTTCTGCACCGTCGTGACCGGCATCGCCGGCATGGAGGACATGAAGAAGGTGGGACGCGTGGGGGCCAAGGCGCTCCTCTACTTCGAAGTGGTCACCTCCCTCGCCCTGGTGATCGGCCTGGTGGTGGTGAGCGTCATCCAGCCCGGCGCCGGCTTCAACGCCGACGTGACCAAGCTCGACACCAAGGCCCTCACCGCCTTCACCTCCACGGCCAAAAACAGCACCACCACC contains:
- a CDS encoding response regulator, which produces MKTILIIEDEKDLAELVAFNLEKEGYRTITAFDGTSGLEAARAHHPDLILLDLMLPGVMGMDVCKMLKKSEKMATIPIIMLTARGEEIDRVVGFEVGADDYVVKPFSTRELLLRVKAVLRRSLPDKPDGKILNIGAVTIDTARHQVEVAGEEIILTTTEFKLLLNLAERLGRVQSRDLLLKNVWGYNYVGDTRTVDTHITRLRTKLGPAGDLIRTVRGFGYKMEEQ
- the pnpS gene encoding two-component system histidine kinase PnpS; this translates as MRFRIQWKLMASYLVLVLFIGGVFFAYLSYTLDTHLADEIRENLSSETRLARLIALRDIGDMGRDAPRTAAAISGEIRARVTIILADGRVVGDSDVPPSQLEGLENHLQRPEVQAALKNGTGSAIRYSATLKTPMLYTAIPLRTAAGEKGILRLALPLTSLEKAKASIRTLLAASLLLGLVIALVLSYILSRVTSRSLRTITTLATQIGSGEFSRRIPVTTRDEVGELARVMNDMSARIESHMEQISAEKSRLDTILRGMGEGLMVSDARGQITLVNPAFLELFALTENVEGRYIIEIARHPALHDAFRSIVASGSERLEELTLGLGDERNVLTHWVPLTEEGELQGVVAVFHDITDIKKLEKIRRDFVANVSHELRTPVTVIKGYAEALIAGALESDPARARRFIEIIYSHSERLANLIGDLLTLSQLESGTLRLELTGVNLERVARHAAELLEQKAAAKEIAVDCSRLTAAPIILADPGRLEQVLINLLDNAIKYSPPGGSVSLLVSDEGPLVKVGVKDTGMGIPPTDLARIFERFYRVDAARSREEGGTGLGLSIVKHIVQLHGGTVGVESEHGKGSTFWFTLKKA
- a CDS encoding citrate (Si)-synthase, whose translation is MSKLKDTLAQKIQEHRPRTTRLVKEFGKVIIDQVTIDQCIGGARDIRALVTDISYLDPQEGIRFRGKTIPETFAALPKASGSEYPTVEAFWYMLLTGDIPTQAEVDEVVAEFKERGKVPSYVFDVIKALPKDSHPMVMLSAGILALERESEFLKFYNSGKFNKMTCWEPMYEDASNLVAKIAPIAAFIYRYKYKNDEQIAADPKLDYGANFAQMIGQKAPYDDVARMYFVLHSDHESGNVSAHTTHLVASALSDAYYAYSAGLNGLAGPLHGLANQEVLAWIMEFQKKLGEGVEPTKENVTKALWDTLNAGQVVPGYGHAVLRKTDPRYTSQREFCLKHLPSDPLFKLVSMIFEVAPGVLMEHGKAKNPWPNVDAQSGVIQWYYGVREWDFYTVLFGVGRALGCMANITWDRALGYAIERPKSVTTPMLEKWAEEGGRKF
- a CDS encoding AMP-binding protein — translated: MSQPLEFTVGGLLDAVAARFPDTDALVYVDRGIRYSYRQFNEVCRQVAKGLLGLGIRKGDHVSIWAYNVPEWVILQFATAKIGAVLVTVNTNYKSAELEYILKQSDSTALFLVKSFKDTDYVATLNEVVPELQGAQPGMLSSATLPFLKHVVFIGEETPGGMINFERIMALARDVSDEELAAAERSLDCREVINMQYTSGTTGFPKGVMLTHHNIVNNGFNIGECMKFTEKDRLCIPVPFFHCFGCVLGVMACVTHGSTMVPVELFDPLAVLRTIEQERCTAVHGVPTMFIAELEHPDFPKFDLTSLRSGIMAGSPCPIEVMKRVIRDMHAAEITIAYGQTESSPVITQTRTDDPIELRVATVGRALPDVEVKIADIETGAVLPPGKQGELCTRGYLVMKGYYKMPDETARAIDAEGWLHTGDLAVMDENGYCKITGRIKNMIIRGGENVYPREIEEYLYTHPKISDVQVYGVPDRKYGEQVMAAVIVKKGVELSEEEVREFCRGKIANYKIPRYVKFVDSYPMTASGKIQKFKLREMAVRELQLEDGGEMA
- a CDS encoding M24 family metallopeptidase — its product is MRITPKEELEHRISRLQALMAKEGLDAVLVLQNADLFYFTGTIQSGCLYVPVAGEALYLVRKEFGRARMESGLREVVPFASMRDIPGVLADYGYPLPVRVGMELDVLPVNLFERYRAVFPGAGVCDATPLIRQVRMIKSKYEIHLLQDAAVQVDRVNRRAREVIREGMTDLELAAELEFTARKEGHQGLVRMRMFNAELFYAHVFSGADSAVPAYVDTPLGGVGLNPSFGQGAGLKRIERNEPIIVDFAGCVDGYLVDQTRVFSLGRISGRLDKAYHDMLRIQERMIELVAPGVPWGSVYDACLSLAVELGYADNFMGNKGAQVSFIGHGVGIEIDEYPFIASSFNEMAFEPGMVFAFEPKVVIPGEGAIGIENTFYLSHFEGLKQLTCSDQDLTVL